One segment of Nyctibius grandis isolate bNycGra1 chromosome 11, bNycGra1.pri, whole genome shotgun sequence DNA contains the following:
- the LINGO1 gene encoding leucine-rich repeat and immunoglobulin-like domain-containing nogo receptor-interacting protein 1 gives MQVRDRMVAGEASMRSPILACWQPILLLVLGSILSGSATGCPPRCECSAQERAVLCHRKRFMAVPEGIPTETRLLDLGKNRIKTLNQDEFANYPHLEELELNENIISAIEPGAFNNLFNLRTLGLRSNRLKLIPLGVFTGLSNLTKLDISENKIVILLDYMFQDLYNLKSLEVGDNDLVYISHRAFSGLNSLEQLTLEKCNLTSIPTEALSHLHGLIVLRLRHLNINTIRDYSFKRLYRLKVLEISHWPYLDTMTSNCLYGLNLTSLSITHCNLTSIPYVSVRHLVYLRFLNLSYNPIVTIEGSMLHDLLRLQEIQLVGGQLTTVEPFAFRGLNYLRILNVSGNLLTTLEESAFHSVGNLETLILDNNPLACDCRLLWVFRRRWRLNFNKQQPTCSTPEFVQGKEFKDFPDVLLPNYFTCRRARIRDRKPQQIFVDEGHTVHFVCRADGDPPPTIMWLSPRKHLISTKTNGRLTVFPDGTLEVRYAQIQDNGTYLCIASNAGGNDTMLAHLHVRSYSPDWPHQPNKTFAFISNQPNESDANSTRATVPFPFDIKTLIIATTMGFISFLGVVLFCLVLLFLWSRGKGNTKHNIEIEYVPRKSDAGISSADAPRKFNMKMI, from the exons ATGCAG GTGAGAGATAGGATGGTAGCTGGGGAGGCGAGTATGCGCAGCCCAATCCTGGCCTGCTGGCAGCCGATTCTCCTCCTGGTGCTGGGATCCATCCTGTCCGGCTCCGCCACGGGCTGCCCGCCGCGCTGCGAGTGCTCTGCCCAGGAGCGCGCCGTCCTGTGCCATCGGAAGCGATTCATGGCCGTGCCCGAGGGGATCCCGACCGAGACCAGGCTGCTGGACTTGGGCAAGAACCGCATCAAGACGCTCAACCAGGATGAATTTGCCAACTACCCTCacctggaggagctggagctaAATGAGAACATTATCAGTGCCATTGAACCTGGGGCTTTCAACAACCTCTTCAACCTCAGGACACTGGGGCTCAGGAGTAACAGACTCAAGCTGATCCCCTTGGGGGTGTTTACCGGACTCAGCAACCTTACCAAGCTAGACATTAGTGAGAACAAAATTGTGATCCTCCTAGACTACATGTTCCAGGACTTGTACAACCTGAAGTCTTTGGAGGTGGGGGACAACGACCTTGTCTACATCTCCCACCGGGCCTTCAGCGGCCTCAACAGCTTGGAGCAGCTGACCCTGGAGAAATGCAACCTGACTTCCATCCCCACTGAGGCCCTGTCTCACCTTCACGGCTTGATCGTGCTGCGGCTGCGCCATCTGAACATCAACACCATCCGGGATTACTCATTCAAGAGGCTGTACCGCCTCAAGGTCCTTGAGATCTCACACTGGCCCTACCTGGATACTATGACGTCCAACTGCCTCTACGGGTTGAACCTGACCTCCTTGTCCATCACCCACTGCAACCTGACGTCCATCCCATATGTGTCGGTGAGGCACTTGGTTTACCTCCGGTTCCTGAACCTGTCCTACAACCCCATTGTCACCATCGAGGGCTCCATGCTCCATGACCTGCTCAGGCTGCAAGAGATCCAGCTGGTGGGAGGGCAGCTCACCACGGTCGAGCCCTTCGCCTTCCGTGGCCTCAATTACCTGCGCATCCTGAACGTGTCAGGGAATTTGCTGACCACCCTGGAGGAGTCGGCCTTCCACTCGGTGGGCAACCTGGAGACGCTCATCCTCGACAACAACCCCTTAGCCTGCGACTGTCGGCTGCTCTGGGTTTTCCGGCGGCGATGGAGGTTGAACTTCAACAAGCAGCAGCCCACCTGCTCCACCCCCGAGTTCGTCCAGGGCAAGGAGTTCAAAGACTTCCCCGACGTGCTCCTGCCCAACTACTTCACCTGCCGCCGCGCACGGATACGGGACCGCAAACCTCAGCAGATCTTCGTGGACGAAGGCCACACGGTCCATTTTGTCTGCCGGGCAGATGGGGACCCGCCCCCCACCATCATGTGGCTCTCTCCCCGCAAGCACCTCATCTCTACCAAAACCAACGGGCGGCTCACTGTCTTCCCTGACGGCACGCTGGAGGTGCGCTACGCCCAGATCCAGGACAATGGCACCTACCTATGCATCGCCAGCAACGCGGGTGGCAACGACACCATGCTGGCCCACCTGCACGTGCGCAGCTACTCCCCAGACTGGCCCCACCAGCCCAACAAGACCTTCGCGTTCATCTCCAACCAGCCCAACGAGAGCGATGCCAACAGCACGCGCGCCACCGTGCCTTTCCCCTTTGACATCAAGACTCTCATCATCGCCACCACCATGGGCTTCATTTCCTTCCTGGGCGTCGTGCTCTTCTGTCTGGTGCTCCTCTTCCTGTGGAGCCGGGGGAAAGGCAACACCAAGCACAACATTGAAATCGAGTACGTGCCACGCAAGTCCGACGCGGGCATCAGCTCTGCCGACGCGCCGCGCAAGTTCAACATGAAAATGATTTAA